The Candidatus Binatus sp. genome has a segment encoding these proteins:
- a CDS encoding redoxin domain-containing protein → MAACENPECVEPAVEDERTEEVAHEEAWMAPPFQPVRAIAALILTACGFGLYEYVLVSFWSVGWMGIHDRIPWPAFLMLAAALGIMLAAIRLALSLCSPHAKLGFSILAILGGIAVGVGGGRFVSYTMRGTLNPLFELNLAPGDRFPAFALSDQNNSIRHGASAPGANATLIYVYRGDYCPFARYELADLTAHAEDFRQAGVEVIAISADQADRSKMLSRFLRTSIPLLGDNSESVLAPLGLVQHHRNGEPDNAIPAFFVADREGVVRWIFTSPYYRELPTIETLLDAAKSAISAQGAKNPAPPASP, encoded by the coding sequence ATGGCGGCGTGCGAAAATCCGGAGTGCGTCGAGCCCGCCGTCGAGGACGAACGCACTGAGGAGGTAGCGCACGAAGAGGCGTGGATGGCGCCGCCGTTTCAGCCGGTTCGCGCGATCGCGGCGCTGATACTTACAGCTTGCGGATTCGGGCTCTACGAATACGTGCTGGTATCGTTCTGGTCGGTCGGATGGATGGGCATCCACGATCGCATTCCGTGGCCGGCGTTTTTGATGCTCGCCGCGGCGCTCGGCATCATGCTCGCGGCGATTCGGCTCGCGCTGAGTCTTTGCTCGCCGCACGCGAAGCTGGGCTTCTCGATACTGGCTATACTCGGCGGCATCGCTGTCGGCGTCGGCGGCGGGCGATTCGTGAGCTACACGATGCGCGGGACCTTGAATCCGCTGTTCGAGTTGAACCTCGCGCCTGGTGACCGCTTTCCAGCGTTCGCGCTCAGCGATCAGAACAACTCGATTCGGCACGGCGCGTCGGCTCCAGGAGCCAATGCGACGTTGATCTACGTCTATCGCGGCGATTACTGCCCGTTCGCGCGCTACGAGCTTGCCGACCTGACTGCGCATGCCGAAGACTTCCGCCAGGCGGGCGTCGAGGTGATCGCGATCAGCGCCGACCAGGCCGATCGATCGAAGATGCTCTCCCGATTTTTGCGCACCTCGATTCCGCTGCTAGGCGACAATTCTGAAAGCGTGCTCGCGCCGCTTGGACTCGTGCAGCATCATCGCAATGGCGAGCCCGACAACGCGATTCCCGCGTTCTTCGTCGCCGATCGCGAGGGCGTTGTGCGATGGATTTTCACGTCGCCTTATTATCGCGAGCTCCCGACAATCGAAACTTTGCTCGACGCCGCGAAATCAGCGATCAGCGCGCAGGGTGCGAAAAATCCAGCGCCGCCAGCATCGCCTTGA
- a CDS encoding multicopper oxidase family protein, giving the protein MRIVGHNLCKLPRPAAVRLLAAIAAFGAIQLWGIPAAFAQGAGACARFLPGSAITPPPDLFSSSGVLKLNLSYQTALDPNGNTLFCYVLPDGQQSPTLHVKPGDRLQITLTNDTPNSTSSTAMQMQMSAASGSTCGAATMNDSSTNIHYHGTNTPPTCHQDEVIFTMINSGQSFTYDLPFPADEPAGLYWYHPHIHGLAEAAVQGGASGAIVVDGIENLQPKVAGLPQQLLIVRDNQVPGAPSGPSVPAWDISLNYVPIPFPNYPPAIIQMPAKQKQFWRVLNACAGTILDLQLLYDGKPQQLKIVALDGVPTGSQEGTRRGKIVNAKHILVPTAGRAEFIVVGPKRKVSSAILVTRAVNTGPDGDLDPARPIATIQTVATVGAARAMAIPAVSGPANKQRFEGLANAQVTANRKLIFSEFSTDPGDPNEGSVEFFITVDGQPRVLFDPNNPPAIITKQGSVEDWVVENRSLESHEFHIHQIHFLLLERNGKPVPKKEQQFLDTVDVPFWTRGQPFPNVKVRMDFRGPDIGDFVYHCHILEHEDGGMMATIRVNP; this is encoded by the coding sequence ATGAGAATCGTAGGCCACAACCTCTGCAAATTGCCCCGCCCGGCCGCCGTCCGGCTGCTCGCCGCGATAGCGGCCTTCGGCGCGATTCAACTGTGGGGAATCCCCGCCGCCTTCGCGCAGGGTGCCGGCGCCTGTGCTCGATTTCTGCCCGGCAGCGCGATCACGCCGCCGCCAGATCTATTCAGCAGCAGTGGCGTCCTTAAACTGAACTTGTCGTATCAGACCGCGCTCGACCCAAACGGCAATACGCTGTTCTGCTACGTATTGCCCGACGGTCAGCAGTCGCCGACGCTGCACGTGAAGCCCGGCGACCGCCTGCAGATCACGCTCACCAACGACACGCCGAATTCGACCAGTTCGACCGCGATGCAGATGCAGATGTCGGCGGCGTCCGGTAGCACTTGCGGCGCCGCTACGATGAACGATTCCTCGACTAACATTCACTATCACGGCACCAATACTCCGCCGACGTGTCATCAGGACGAAGTAATTTTCACCATGATTAATTCAGGGCAGTCGTTCACCTACGATCTTCCGTTTCCCGCCGACGAACCAGCCGGCCTTTACTGGTACCATCCGCACATTCACGGTCTAGCAGAGGCCGCGGTTCAAGGCGGCGCGTCGGGCGCGATTGTCGTCGATGGGATCGAAAACCTGCAGCCAAAAGTTGCCGGATTGCCGCAGCAACTTCTGATTGTCCGAGACAATCAGGTGCCCGGCGCACCCAGTGGTCCCAGCGTTCCGGCATGGGACATCTCGCTCAACTATGTGCCGATTCCCTTTCCGAACTACCCGCCCGCAATCATCCAGATGCCCGCCAAACAGAAGCAGTTCTGGCGCGTCCTCAACGCATGCGCAGGAACTATTCTCGACTTGCAACTGCTCTACGATGGCAAGCCACAGCAACTGAAGATCGTGGCGCTCGATGGCGTCCCTACTGGATCGCAAGAGGGCACGCGGCGCGGCAAAATCGTGAACGCGAAGCACATCCTGGTACCTACCGCCGGTCGCGCCGAGTTCATTGTCGTTGGGCCCAAGCGAAAGGTGAGTAGCGCAATCCTGGTGACCCGAGCCGTCAACACCGGACCCGACGGGGATCTCGATCCGGCGCGGCCGATCGCGACGATCCAGACTGTCGCTACGGTCGGCGCCGCGCGCGCGATGGCGATTCCAGCGGTCTCGGGACCTGCCAACAAGCAGCGGTTTGAAGGCCTCGCGAACGCGCAGGTGACCGCGAATCGCAAGCTCATCTTCTCGGAGTTTTCCACCGATCCGGGCGACCCCAACGAGGGCAGCGTTGAATTCTTCATCACCGTGGACGGGCAACCGCGGGTGCTGTTCGATCCGAACAACCCGCCCGCGATTATCACGAAGCAGGGATCGGTCGAGGACTGGGTTGTGGAGAATCGCTCGCTGGAGTCGCACGAGTTCCACATCCACCAGATTCATTTTCTGCTACTGGAGCGCAACGGCAAGCCGGTACCGAAAAAGGAGCAGCAGTTTCTCGATACGGTCGACGTGCCGTTCTGGACCAGAGGGCAGCCGTTCCCGAACGTGAAGGTGAGGATGGATTTCCGCGGCCCGGATATCGGCGACTTTGTTTATCACTGCCATATCCTGGAGCATGAGGACGGCGGCATGATGGCAACGATCCGGGTGAATCCGTAG
- a CDS encoding thiamine phosphate synthase, with product MDARPRAGFKLCLITDRRVVKSGNLIAACEEALAAAAEVAPAGAVALQLREKDLEARELYELALRLRAICTRYGALLLVNDRVDVAIAAGADGVQLPFDSIGASMARKLLGPNRLIGSSAHSPPDVSGAAREGADFALFAPVFDPISKPPTTHAWGIDGLAAACRAGAIPVFALGGITPERARELIANPDASARPAGVAAIGSIIGADSPARAIKAMLAALDFSHPAR from the coding sequence TTGGACGCGCGCCCGCGGGCCGGCTTCAAGCTCTGCCTGATCACGGATAGGCGCGTCGTAAAGAGCGGCAACCTGATTGCTGCGTGCGAGGAAGCGCTCGCGGCGGCGGCTGAAGTCGCACCGGCGGGCGCGGTCGCGCTGCAGCTCCGCGAGAAGGACCTCGAAGCGCGCGAGCTATACGAACTGGCGCTGCGACTGCGCGCGATCTGCACTCGATACGGCGCGCTCCTGCTGGTGAACGATCGCGTGGACGTCGCGATCGCGGCGGGCGCCGACGGCGTGCAACTGCCATTCGATTCGATTGGCGCGAGCATGGCGCGCAAGCTGCTCGGGCCGAATCGATTGATCGGGAGTTCGGCGCATTCGCCGCCCGACGTTTCGGGCGCCGCGCGCGAGGGCGCCGATTTTGCGCTGTTCGCGCCGGTGTTCGATCCGATTTCGAAACCGCCGACGACCCATGCCTGGGGAATCGACGGGCTCGCGGCGGCGTGCCGCGCGGGCGCGATTCCGGTTTTTGCGCTCGGCGGAATCACGCCGGAGCGCGCGCGCGAATTGATCGCGAATCCCGACGCCAGCGCGCGTCCGGCAGGAGTCGCCGCAATCGGATCGATCATTGGCGCGGATTCGCCCGCGCGAGCGATCAAGGCGATGCTGGCGGCGCTGGATTTTTCGCACCCTGCGCGCTGA
- a CDS encoding protein-L-isoaspartate(D-aspartate) O-methyltransferase yields MAIDLEDARKRMVVEQLEKRGIRDARVLEVMGAVARHRFLPAELHDHAYDDGPLPIGDSQTISQPYMVALMSEVAELEGHEKVLEVGTGSGYQTAVLSHLAREVHSVESIEHLHDRARVILTSIGIRNVVLHYGDGSEGLPEHAPYEVIMVTAAMPGIPMPLLHQLTPKGRLVAPIGEDELQTLVRISRRTGQWNEEYFGECRFVKMIGKHGFKE; encoded by the coding sequence ATGGCAATCGATTTGGAAGACGCGCGCAAGCGGATGGTGGTCGAGCAACTCGAAAAGCGCGGAATCCGCGACGCTCGGGTGCTCGAAGTGATGGGCGCCGTCGCGCGCCATCGCTTCCTCCCCGCCGAACTCCACGATCATGCCTACGACGACGGCCCGCTTCCGATCGGCGATTCGCAAACGATCTCGCAGCCGTACATGGTTGCGCTGATGAGCGAAGTCGCAGAGCTCGAGGGCCACGAGAAAGTGCTCGAGGTCGGCACCGGCTCGGGCTATCAGACCGCGGTGCTGTCGCATCTGGCGCGCGAGGTTCATTCGGTCGAATCGATCGAGCATCTGCACGATCGCGCGCGCGTGATCCTGACCTCGATCGGCATCCGCAACGTGGTTCTGCACTATGGCGACGGTTCCGAAGGATTGCCGGAGCATGCGCCCTACGAAGTGATCATGGTGACGGCGGCGATGCCCGGAATTCCGATGCCGCTGCTGCATCAATTGACGCCGAAAGGCCGGCTGGTCGCACCGATCGGCGAAGATGAATTGCAGACGCTGGTACGCATCAGCCGTCGCACCGGCCAATGGAACGAGGAATATTTCGGCGAATGCCGATTCGTAAAGATGATCGGTAAGCACGGCTTCAAGGAATAG
- a CDS encoding adenine phosphoribosyltransferase, protein MTAAEIKNLIRDIPDFPKPGILFRDITPLIGNARGFAAVVDHLAEQFLGAADIVLGIESRGFIIGAPVAYRLGVGLTIVRKPGKLPFHTVDQSYDLEYGSAALQMHQDGIINQARVLIVDDLLATGGTAEAAVRLVRMVGGNVIGCAFVVELDALKGRERLAPINCYSLIHYD, encoded by the coding sequence ATGACAGCAGCAGAGATAAAAAATCTGATTCGAGACATCCCGGATTTTCCCAAGCCGGGAATCCTGTTCCGCGATATCACGCCGCTCATCGGCAACGCGCGCGGCTTCGCCGCGGTGGTCGATCATCTCGCGGAACAATTCCTCGGCGCGGCGGATATCGTGCTGGGGATCGAATCGCGCGGCTTTATCATCGGCGCGCCGGTCGCGTATCGGCTCGGCGTCGGCCTCACGATCGTTCGCAAACCCGGCAAGCTGCCGTTTCACACCGTCGATCAGAGCTACGACCTCGAATACGGTTCGGCGGCCTTGCAGATGCATCAGGACGGGATTATCAACCAGGCGCGCGTGCTGATCGTCGATGATCTGCTCGCGACCGGCGGCACCGCCGAGGCTGCGGTGCGGCTGGTCCGCATGGTCGGCGGCAACGTGATCGGATGCGCATTCGTAGTCGAGCTAGACGCTCTCAAGGGACGCGAGCGGCTTGCGCCGATCAACTGCTACTCGCTGATCCACTATGATTGA
- a CDS encoding cation diffusion facilitator family transporter: MQASVVHSHVQSDRRRLVIVLVVTSLYFVTELVSGYWAGSLALLSDAVHMLTDIAAVCLGLLTLWISTRPASSGKTYGYLRAEILGALLNGLFLWLLVVFIWFEAIDRLRHPHAVSGLAVMIVAVIGIAVNTFSAWMTSAAAGHMSGMALRSVFLHVISDLIGSFGVLIAGALDYFTGWEQADPAVSILIGGLVLYSSWGLVREGVDILMESVPAHVDLDQLRNDLLAIDGTEEVHDLHVWCLTTRQFALSAHAVVTAEADRDRVLADMCHLLQNKFNIHHLTLQLERDSRREHEPEHY, encoded by the coding sequence GTGCAAGCCAGCGTCGTTCATTCCCATGTGCAATCCGATCGGCGGCGGCTGGTAATAGTTCTCGTCGTCACCTCGCTCTACTTCGTCACTGAACTGGTGAGCGGCTACTGGGCCGGCAGTCTCGCCCTGCTGTCCGACGCGGTGCACATGCTGACGGATATCGCGGCGGTCTGCCTCGGCTTGCTGACGCTCTGGATATCGACGCGGCCCGCGTCGAGCGGCAAGACCTACGGCTATCTGCGCGCTGAAATTCTTGGCGCGCTGCTAAACGGACTCTTCCTGTGGCTGCTGGTGGTGTTCATCTGGTTCGAAGCGATCGACCGGCTGCGCCATCCGCACGCGGTATCGGGACTCGCGGTGATGATCGTCGCGGTGATCGGTATCGCCGTGAACACATTCTCCGCGTGGATGACGTCGGCGGCCGCCGGCCACATGTCCGGGATGGCGCTGCGATCGGTTTTCCTGCATGTCATTTCGGATCTGATCGGCTCGTTTGGCGTGCTCATAGCCGGCGCGCTCGATTACTTCACCGGATGGGAACAGGCCGATCCCGCGGTGAGCATTCTGATTGGCGGGCTGGTGCTCTACAGTTCGTGGGGATTGGTGCGCGAGGGCGTGGACATCCTGATGGAATCGGTGCCGGCGCACGTCGATCTGGATCAATTGCGCAACGACCTGCTCGCCATCGACGGCACCGAGGAAGTGCACGATCTTCACGTCTGGTGCCTCACCACGCGCCAGTTTGCGCTGTCGGCGCATGCGGTCGTCACCGCAGAGGCCGATCGCGATCGCGTGCTCGCTGACATGTGCCACTTGCTGCAGAACAAGTTCAACATTCATCATCTGACGTTGCAGCTCGAGCGCGACAGCCGCCGCGAGCATGAGCCTGAGCACTACTGA
- a CDS encoding peptidoglycan DD-metalloendopeptidase family protein, with protein MPGTPGAAVAMTLAIVAALLFAGCGESSTPTSPDVTAMLARRRQVTHTVSAGESVFQIARRYKVSPEGLMKANRLRSPWDLYVGQTLVIPGAYQKASLGGIGASGAHRYNGERSSRQFLWPVAHGVVSSGFGVRNGAMHDGVDISAPAGTPVYAADSGTVIFSGKLHGYGNTVIVRHDDSYATVYGHQERNLVAEGARVRRGQEIGEIGRTGRTNGANLHFEVRCYNLAKDPLAYLPQPTTSSGISFAEAGGS; from the coding sequence ATGCCGGGGACGCCGGGTGCGGCGGTTGCGATGACGCTCGCGATCGTTGCCGCGCTCCTGTTCGCCGGATGCGGCGAGAGCAGCACCCCTACTTCGCCCGACGTCACCGCGATGCTCGCGCGCCGGCGCCAGGTGACGCACACGGTCAGCGCCGGCGAATCCGTCTTTCAAATCGCAAGGCGCTACAAAGTCAGTCCGGAGGGCCTGATGAAGGCCAACCGGCTGAGGAGCCCGTGGGATCTTTACGTCGGCCAGACGCTGGTGATTCCCGGCGCGTATCAGAAAGCCTCGCTCGGCGGGATCGGAGCGTCGGGCGCGCATCGGTACAACGGCGAGCGATCGTCGCGGCAATTTCTGTGGCCGGTGGCGCACGGTGTCGTGTCCTCGGGATTCGGCGTGCGCAACGGCGCGATGCATGACGGCGTGGACATCTCAGCGCCGGCCGGCACGCCAGTCTATGCGGCCGATAGCGGCACCGTGATTTTCTCGGGCAAGCTGCACGGCTACGGCAACACGGTGATCGTGCGCCACGACGATAGTTACGCGACTGTGTATGGGCATCAGGAGCGCAACTTGGTGGCCGAGGGCGCGCGCGTGCGCCGCGGGCAGGAGATCGGCGAGATCGGGCGCACCGGCCGCACTAACGGCGCAAATCTTCACTTCGAAGTGCGATGCTACAATCTGGCGAAGGATCCGCTCGCGTATCTGCCGCAGCCAACGACCAGCAGCGGTATCAGTTTTGCCGAAGCCGGCGGTTCGTAG
- a CDS encoding LLM class flavin-dependent oxidoreductase, producing MHIMYFTERPYRHVSNDEIIKNGFFGLPNQQFDAQKGAQLLNEYLDEKTLAEELGFDGVMLNEHHDTAFCMGSVMNVEASILARITKRVKIILLGNPLPVVGNPLRLAEELSMIDMISGGRLVTGWVRGAGSEQFATNANPGYNRELFNEAHDLVVDAWTKPGPWRYEGKHFHYRFVDPWVLPLQKPHPPIWIPGLLSPETVIWCAQHRYPYVALATFLEPTVELWNIYRDAAAKEGYQVGPENFGYLQKVFVAETEEKAHEIAKWDMFGGAGIGYSLFGQPQWMFPPGYNSKEATRRVARQFSDPNAVQGSPFGGFAPSSEEKIAQSQIDVRAGAWTQPQIDVAATRKKIFDAFPQVERSMQVICGTPKSVIPKIRKVLEVLRPGIFGFWQNDGPISAADRVMNMRLIANEVMPATREIANELGLVSPFDVKPGSRPLPASGVPESVGSLAPLAS from the coding sequence ATGCACATAATGTATTTCACCGAGCGTCCGTATCGTCACGTCAGCAACGACGAGATCATCAAGAACGGATTTTTCGGCCTGCCCAATCAGCAATTCGACGCACAGAAGGGCGCGCAGTTGCTCAACGAATATCTCGACGAAAAGACGCTCGCCGAGGAACTCGGCTTCGACGGCGTGATGCTCAATGAGCATCATGACACCGCGTTCTGCATGGGCTCGGTGATGAACGTCGAGGCGTCGATTCTCGCGCGCATCACCAAGCGCGTGAAGATCATTCTGCTCGGAAATCCGCTGCCGGTGGTCGGCAATCCGCTGCGCCTCGCCGAAGAACTTTCGATGATCGACATGATCTCGGGCGGACGACTGGTCACCGGATGGGTGCGCGGCGCGGGCAGCGAGCAGTTCGCGACCAACGCCAATCCCGGCTACAACCGGGAGCTATTCAACGAGGCGCACGACCTGGTCGTCGATGCGTGGACCAAGCCCGGTCCGTGGCGCTACGAGGGCAAGCATTTCCACTATCGCTTCGTCGATCCGTGGGTGCTGCCGCTGCAGAAGCCGCATCCGCCGATCTGGATTCCCGGACTGCTGAGTCCCGAGACGGTGATTTGGTGCGCGCAGCATCGATATCCATACGTCGCGCTGGCCACGTTCCTCGAACCGACCGTCGAGCTTTGGAACATTTATCGCGACGCGGCGGCGAAAGAGGGCTATCAGGTCGGGCCCGAGAATTTCGGCTATCTGCAGAAAGTCTTCGTCGCCGAGACCGAAGAGAAAGCGCACGAGATCGCCAAGTGGGACATGTTCGGCGGCGCCGGAATCGGCTACAGCCTGTTCGGCCAGCCGCAGTGGATGTTCCCGCCGGGATACAACTCGAAGGAGGCGACTCGCCGCGTCGCGCGACAATTCTCCGATCCGAATGCGGTGCAGGGCAGTCCCTTCGGCGGCTTTGCGCCGTCGAGCGAGGAGAAGATCGCGCAATCGCAAATCGATGTCCGCGCCGGCGCATGGACGCAGCCGCAGATCGACGTCGCGGCCACCCGCAAGAAAATCTTCGACGCGTTCCCGCAAGTCGAGCGCTCGATGCAGGTCATTTGCGGCACGCCAAAATCCGTCATCCCGAAAATCCGCAAAGTGCTCGAGGTGCTGCGGCCGGGGATCTTCGGCTTCTGGCAGAACGACGGACCAATCTCGGCGGCTGATCGCGTGATGAACATGCGCCTTATCGCGAACGAAGTGATGCCGGCGACGCGCGAGATCGCCAACGAACTCGGACTCGTCTCGCCGTTCGATGTGAAGCCGGGCTCGCGTCCGTTGCCGGCGTCGGGCGTGCCGGAATCGGTCGGTTCGCTCGCCCCGCTCGCGTCCTGA
- a CDS encoding alpha/beta fold hydrolase yields MAQESTAWHEQTVKVDGTELVVVKGGSGRPLLVLHEELGHPGWLKWHADIARRRTVLIPLHPGFGRTERAEWIMNMRDMAGLYARYLKESSLAPVDVIGFSLGGWIAAEMAAANPSQFRKMALVAPMGIKPPTGHILDFFQMMAPQQMVASVLDPANTAEYGDLYGGGPTPLQFENFEEARAQCARLAWQPFMHNPSLPHLLGVAAGLPTLIVWGKDDAVVPVSAAESYRDAIAGARVITYDKCGHRPEIERSAEFICELETFFG; encoded by the coding sequence ATGGCTCAGGAATCCACTGCGTGGCATGAACAAACCGTCAAGGTCGATGGCACCGAACTGGTCGTCGTCAAAGGCGGCAGCGGACGCCCGCTGCTGGTGCTGCACGAGGAACTCGGGCATCCGGGCTGGCTCAAATGGCACGCCGACATCGCGCGCCGCCGCACCGTCCTGATTCCGCTTCATCCCGGCTTCGGCCGCACCGAGCGCGCCGAGTGGATCATGAACATGCGCGACATGGCGGGTCTGTATGCGCGCTATCTGAAGGAGAGCAGTCTCGCGCCCGTCGATGTGATCGGGTTTTCACTCGGCGGATGGATTGCCGCCGAAATGGCCGCCGCGAATCCGTCGCAGTTCCGCAAGATGGCGCTGGTGGCGCCGATGGGAATCAAGCCGCCGACCGGCCACATCCTGGATTTCTTCCAGATGATGGCGCCGCAGCAGATGGTCGCGTCGGTGCTCGATCCCGCGAATACGGCCGAGTACGGCGATCTCTACGGCGGCGGCCCCACGCCGTTGCAGTTCGAGAACTTCGAGGAAGCGCGCGCGCAATGCGCCCGGCTCGCGTGGCAGCCGTTCATGCACAATCCGTCGCTGCCGCATCTGCTGGGCGTCGCGGCCGGATTGCCGACGCTGATCGTGTGGGGTAAGGACGACGCGGTGGTGCCGGTCAGCGCCGCCGAATCGTATCGCGATGCGATCGCCGGCGCGCGCGTCATCACTTACGACAAGTGTGGTCATCGGCCCGAGATCGAACGCTCGGCCGAATTTATTTGCGAGCTGGAAACTTTTTTTGGCTAA
- a CDS encoding cysteine hydrolase family protein, with product MKLDATVFYDVDTQRDFLLLDGKYHMPDAERVVPVLAALTDLARETGVKVVCSIDHHAPDDPLLQSNGGPYPDHCIVGTPGEKKIDETAPRNPLFLESKEYSSEEIQEILHHEGEIIFDRRQFESFVRNAHVRTVLRLLLQPIADIVIYGVYTEACVDRVITELIGLGPKLHVVKEAIASASADRADFLEKWSQQGVQIISFEELRIRIFN from the coding sequence ATGAAGCTTGATGCCACCGTATTTTACGACGTCGATACGCAGCGCGATTTTCTGCTGCTCGATGGCAAGTACCACATGCCCGACGCCGAGCGGGTCGTGCCGGTGCTGGCGGCGCTGACGGATCTCGCGCGCGAAACTGGCGTCAAAGTCGTGTGCTCGATCGATCATCACGCGCCCGACGACCCATTGCTCCAAAGCAACGGCGGTCCCTACCCCGATCATTGCATCGTGGGAACCCCGGGCGAGAAAAAAATCGACGAGACCGCGCCGCGCAATCCGCTGTTTCTTGAAAGCAAGGAATACAGCTCGGAAGAGATCCAGGAAATTTTGCATCACGAGGGCGAAATCATTTTCGATCGCCGGCAATTCGAGTCGTTTGTGCGTAACGCCCACGTGCGCACCGTGTTGCGCCTGCTGCTGCAACCGATCGCAGATATCGTCATCTATGGCGTTTACACCGAGGCCTGCGTCGATCGCGTGATCACGGAACTGATCGGCCTCGGGCCCAAGCTGCATGTCGTCAAGGAAGCGATCGCGAGCGCCAGCGCCGATCGAGCGGACTTTCTCGAGAAGTGGTCGCAGCAAGGCGTTCAGATAATTTCATTCGAAGAATTGCGAATTCGAATATTCAACTGA